GCACAGCTACAGGGCACATCGAGGCATTTATTTACGTTTATTTAGAGTAAACGCTTCTGACTGCAACCTTTATTTGAGTTTTGCTTTTTACCACCTTCCcctgaaaccggtctctccccaccagatggcgtattcgagcgcTGCGATCGCCAAATGAAACATCCTTGACATCATTTCCTGCTTGAGCTGTATAAAAAGAGGTGTATATTCAGGAACCGTGCAGACTTGGTTCTGTCTCTCCTGATGTGCTGCCTCTCCTCTTCAACTTGCTGCCTGTCCTCTTCAACTATtttgaagcctgaaattgaagCAGAATATAACCGAAGCAGAGCATTCAGTCGTCGGAGAGCCATCACACGTGTTGCAAGCATGTCGGAAAAATTGGATTCTGAATCAATGACCTCCTCCTCTGATGATGAGCTAGGCGAAATTGTAGACATGTATCTAGAGGCAGCAGTGTCTCTCCCGCCTCCCACTCCTGACCTCCAAATGGATACTTCGCCCGTGGTGGGATTTCAACCCATCTCTCCACCGAGCCAACCTCCTGCCCCATCACCCGTCCTGAGAAAACCCAAGCGTCGTTCCATGGTCACGGTGGCTCCTGCTCGAAGCAAACTGGCTCGGATTCCCCTGGTATCGGCCCACGGCTATCGGAGACGATTGAAAAGAATGACCACACCAAGACGAGCCAATATTCCCAGACGAGGAACACATGTTTCGTCCAACCATAGCCGTTCCTTTGCCGTTCTCTGCATCCGCTCGGATGGGTTCACCCTCACCAATGGATACCTGTACCACGCTTATGATGGACCCCTGCGCCCTCTTGACCTGTTGAAGCAGTTGTTTAAGATGAAGGTGGGCTATCTCGTGTTGACCGATGCCATCACCCACACCCAGTGGCGAGAGGTGGTGGACAGACTGCCCGAGTTTCATCCCTCTCGAGAAATAGAAGCGGTCCTTTTGAAAAAACCCTCGTCATTGGGGCTGTGTTTGTTTTGCTCTCAAGAGGAATGCCATCGCTGGATCGCAGTATTGGGTGGCATCTCTCAGTTTCTACAGTTGCCGATGTCACCGATCCCCCACAATCGAGTTGTTTCAT
The Parasteatoda tepidariorum isolate YZ-2023 chromosome 9, CAS_Ptep_4.0, whole genome shotgun sequence genome window above contains:
- the LOC139426398 gene encoding uncharacterized protein, with protein sequence MCCLSSSTCCLSSSTILKPEIEAEYNRSRAFSRRRAITRVASMSEKLDSESMTSSSDDELGEIVDMYLEAAVSLPPPTPDLQMDTSPVVGFQPISPPSQPPAPSPVLRKPKRRSMVTVAPARSKLARIPLVSAHGYRRRLKRMTTPRRANIPRRGTHVSSNHSRSFAVLCIRSDGFTLTNGYLYHAYDGPLRPLDLLKQLFKMKVGYLVLTDAITHTQWREVVDRLPEFHPSREIEAVLLKKPSSLGLCLFCSQEECHRWIAVLGGISQFLQLPMSPIPHNRVVSSLVDTL